A genomic region of Stenotrophomonas sp. NA06056 contains the following coding sequences:
- a CDS encoding phospholipase D family protein: protein MSLRKPLWRRLLRVAVIIIAALLLLVLSGLLLADHLAPQARGDASQVLPLQPAQTIIDRQMMPLLAAHPGQSGVAFLSDGMDAFAARAMITEHAGRSLDLQYYIWHDDLIGHLMAKALYDAAERGVRVRILLDDMNAKDKDALMMALDAHPNIELRLYNPFRNRSGIARTLELVQRAFSVNHRMHNKSWIADGRIAIVGGRNIGEEYFSARSDVNFQDLDLVVAGPAVQQASQIFDDYWNSDAAIPISALAIYTDAQLRQLVRQSDLDALLAQAQPYLQRVAESRQRQRASPEPLHWSTQVRIVSDPPMKHHGDAHDDWLVTELVRQLQSTRYKALLISPYFVPGSEGLDGLSAMAGGGAQVGVVTNSLAANDVAAVHGGYMGYRVPLLKAGVQLYELKANGQATDGSLFGSSGASLHTKALLVDDQRGFVGSFNLDPRSAYLNTEMGVLFDDPVLGAQLRTEYLRLASPEHSWWLALGANDELRWLQREPPPHWVEAEPGSSLGKRWTARVISWLPLESQL from the coding sequence ATGAGTCTACGCAAACCCCTATGGCGGCGCCTGCTGCGCGTCGCCGTGATCATCATCGCGGCCCTGCTTCTGCTGGTTCTGTCCGGCCTGCTGCTGGCCGACCATCTGGCCCCGCAGGCGCGCGGCGACGCGTCACAGGTCCTGCCCCTGCAGCCTGCGCAGACGATCATCGATCGGCAGATGATGCCCCTGCTGGCGGCCCATCCGGGGCAGTCAGGCGTGGCCTTCCTCAGCGATGGCATGGATGCATTCGCCGCCCGCGCGATGATCACCGAACATGCCGGCCGCAGCCTGGATCTGCAGTACTACATCTGGCACGACGATCTGATCGGCCACCTGATGGCCAAGGCGCTGTACGACGCTGCCGAACGTGGCGTGCGTGTGCGCATCCTGCTCGATGACATGAATGCCAAGGACAAGGATGCGCTGATGATGGCGCTCGATGCGCATCCCAACATCGAGCTTCGCCTGTACAACCCGTTCCGCAACCGCAGCGGCATCGCCCGCACGCTGGAGTTGGTGCAACGCGCCTTCAGCGTGAACCATCGCATGCACAACAAGAGCTGGATCGCCGATGGCCGCATTGCCATCGTCGGTGGCCGCAACATCGGCGAGGAGTATTTCAGCGCGCGCAGCGACGTGAATTTCCAGGACCTGGACCTGGTGGTCGCCGGCCCGGCCGTGCAGCAGGCCAGCCAGATTTTCGACGACTACTGGAACAGTGACGCGGCAATTCCAATCTCGGCGCTGGCCATCTACACCGATGCGCAACTGCGCCAGCTGGTACGCCAGTCCGACCTGGACGCGCTGCTTGCACAGGCTCAACCGTACCTGCAGCGCGTGGCCGAGTCGCGCCAGCGCCAGCGCGCCAGCCCGGAGCCTCTGCACTGGAGCACGCAGGTCCGGATCGTGTCCGATCCACCGATGAAGCACCACGGCGATGCGCACGACGACTGGCTGGTCACCGAGCTGGTCCGGCAGTTGCAGTCGACACGTTACAAGGCCCTGTTGATCTCGCCGTACTTCGTGCCCGGCAGCGAAGGGCTGGACGGCCTTTCCGCGATGGCCGGAGGTGGCGCCCAGGTTGGCGTGGTGACCAACTCGCTGGCGGCCAACGATGTGGCTGCCGTGCACGGTGGCTACATGGGCTACCGGGTGCCGCTGCTGAAGGCCGGCGTGCAGTTGTACGAACTGAAGGCAAATGGCCAGGCCACTGACGGCAGCCTGTTCGGCAGCAGTGGCGCCAGCTTGCACACCAAGGCATTGCTGGTGGACGACCAGCGCGGGTTCGTCGGCTCGTTCAACCTTGATCCGCGTTCGGCCTATCTCAACACCGAGATGGGCGTGCTGTTCGACGACCCGGTGCTGGGCGCACAGCTGCGTACGGAATACCTGCGCCTGGCCAGCCCGGAGCACAGCTGGTGGCTGGCACTGGGTGCCAATGACGAACTGCGCTGGCTGCAGCGCGAGCCGCCGCCGCACTGGGTCGAAGCCGAACCTGGCAGCAGCCTCGGCAAACGCTGGACGGCGCGGGTGATCAGCTGGTTGCCGCTGGAATCCCAACTGTAG
- a CDS encoding RNA pseudouridine synthase has translation MEPTRLDKRLSALLGIPRGEARRYIEGGWVSVDGEVVEQPQRPVDESASIVVAEQASDSKAERASMLLHKPAGVPADALCALIRSETRSELDASDIRPLQRHFHGLQLASSLPADDSGLVVVSQDPAVLAHLQRNLGRTEQEYLVEVAEGGPERGPWLMARLQHEAGGPKVSWQSEQRLRFAGKGLTAKGLRTAVTAAGLQVVAVRRLRIGRVALGPLAVGQWRYLGSDERF, from the coding sequence ATGGAACCGACCCGTCTCGACAAACGCCTGTCCGCCCTGCTCGGCATCCCGCGTGGTGAAGCGCGGCGCTACATCGAGGGCGGCTGGGTCAGCGTCGATGGCGAAGTGGTGGAACAGCCGCAGCGGCCGGTGGACGAGAGCGCCAGCATCGTGGTGGCCGAGCAGGCCAGCGACAGCAAGGCCGAGCGTGCCAGCATGCTGCTGCACAAACCGGCGGGCGTGCCGGCCGATGCCCTGTGCGCGCTGATCCGCTCTGAAACCCGCAGCGAACTGGATGCCAGTGACATCCGTCCGCTGCAGCGGCATTTCCACGGTCTGCAGCTGGCATCGTCGCTGCCGGCCGACGACAGCGGTCTGGTGGTGGTCAGTCAGGACCCGGCGGTGCTCGCACACCTGCAGCGGAACCTCGGCCGCACCGAACAGGAGTACCTGGTCGAAGTGGCTGAAGGTGGTCCGGAACGTGGACCGTGGCTGATGGCCCGGCTGCAGCATGAAGCGGGCGGCCCCAAGGTCAGCTGGCAAAGCGAGCAGCGCCTGCGTTTTGCAGGCAAGGGGCTGACTGCGAAGGGGCTGAGGACTGCGGTTACGGCTGCCGGCCTGCAGGTTGTGGCCGTGCGTCGTCTGCGCATCGGTCGAGTGGCGTTGGGCCCGTTGGCCGTGGGCCAGTGGCGCTACCTGGGCAGCGACGAGCGGTTCTGA
- a CDS encoding M48 family metallopeptidase, with protein MAALKYLTGYPEPLVAQVSDLLAQGKLGPWLQQRYPDPHEVRSDRQLYDYTQDMKDRYLRKSVPLNKVCYDNTLEVIKHALGTHTAISRVHGGRLKASREIRIATVFRQAPAAFLRMIVVHELAHLKEADHNKAFYQLCQHMEPDYLQLEFDTRLYLTELANRSQR; from the coding sequence ATGGCTGCCCTGAAGTACCTCACCGGCTACCCCGAACCCCTGGTGGCCCAGGTCAGCGATCTGCTGGCCCAGGGCAAGCTCGGCCCCTGGCTGCAGCAGCGCTACCCCGACCCGCATGAGGTGCGCAGCGACCGCCAGCTGTACGACTACACCCAGGACATGAAGGACCGCTACCTGCGCAAGTCGGTGCCGCTCAACAAGGTCTGCTATGACAACACGCTGGAGGTCATCAAGCATGCCCTGGGCACCCACACCGCCATTTCCCGCGTGCACGGGGGCCGGCTCAAGGCCAGTCGCGAGATCCGCATCGCTACCGTGTTCCGGCAGGCGCCAGCGGCCTTCCTGCGCATGATCGTGGTGCACGAACTGGCCCACCTGAAGGAGGCCGACCACAACAAGGCCTTCTACCAGCTGTGCCAGCACATGGAGCCGGATTACCTGCAACTGGAGTTCGATACCCGGCTGTACCTGACCGAGCTGGCCAACCGCAGCCAGCGCTGA
- a CDS encoding DUF2058 domain-containing protein, producing the protein MAKPNALQEQLLKAGLAKKSQASAAASAQAKARQGKAESTSAEVQREAERARAEKVERDRALAAERNAQAKLAEQKAQAKQIITAHAVPHKGEDEYRFSDGAVIRTLLIDTKLRKALSVGVLVIVAHGDSYAVLPRAAAEKVRERAPEAIIVDHGTPGSSAEISTGNAEDDAYYAQFQVPDDLVW; encoded by the coding sequence ATGGCAAAGCCCAACGCGCTGCAGGAACAATTGCTCAAGGCCGGCCTGGCCAAGAAGTCGCAGGCCAGCGCCGCCGCGAGCGCGCAGGCCAAGGCCCGTCAGGGCAAGGCCGAGTCGACGTCCGCCGAGGTCCAGCGTGAAGCTGAACGCGCTCGCGCCGAGAAGGTTGAGCGCGACCGCGCGCTGGCCGCCGAGCGCAACGCGCAGGCCAAGTTGGCTGAACAGAAGGCGCAGGCAAAACAGATCATCACGGCCCACGCCGTGCCTCACAAAGGCGAGGACGAGTACCGTTTCAGCGACGGCGCGGTGATCCGCACGCTGCTGATCGATACCAAGCTGCGCAAGGCGTTGTCGGTAGGCGTGCTGGTCATCGTGGCCCATGGCGACAGCTACGCGGTGCTGCCGCGCGCGGCGGCCGAAAAGGTGCGTGAACGCGCCCCGGAAGCCATCATCGTCGACCACGGCACGCCAGGCTCCAGCGCCGAGATCTCCACCGGCAACGCCGAGGATGACGCCTACTACGCGCAGTTCCAGGTTCCCGACGACCTGGTCTGGTAA
- a CDS encoding DksA/TraR family C4-type zinc finger protein, translating to MATGWAGDGAVQDQIDATVDDAIARARRQLRQGPGLEHCEECDAPIPLARRQAVPGVRLCVNCQQAHDEEEQAQSGYNRRGSKDSQLR from the coding sequence ATGGCTACCGGTTGGGCCGGAGATGGTGCGGTCCAGGACCAGATCGACGCCACCGTCGACGATGCGATTGCCCGCGCGCGGCGCCAGCTGCGCCAGGGCCCGGGTCTGGAACACTGTGAGGAATGCGACGCGCCGATTCCCTTGGCGCGGCGCCAGGCGGTGCCTGGGGTTCGGCTGTGCGTGAACTGCCAGCAGGCGCATGACGAAGAAGAACAGGCGCAGAGTGGCTACAACCGGCGCGGCAGCAAGGACAGCCAGCTGAGGTAA
- a CDS encoding mechanosensitive ion channel family protein produces the protein MMLSLKDHLPAWTHPWLHDIGIALQILITLLAAWLLRVLARRLIRRFADHYTLPPEMVMGARRITSFVVYFSAVLYILSLLGASPSVLWTAFTGFAAVGAVAFFAAWSVLSNIFCTLLIFTTRPFRLHDYIEVLENGEKPGLKGRVIDVNLIYTTLQETGDGHEGTVLQLPNNLFFQRTVRRWRDPTQAPGGIQGDG, from the coding sequence ATGATGTTGTCGCTGAAGGACCACCTGCCCGCCTGGACCCACCCCTGGCTGCATGACATCGGGATCGCCCTGCAGATCCTGATCACCCTGCTCGCCGCCTGGCTGCTGCGGGTCCTGGCCCGGCGCCTGATCCGCCGCTTCGCCGATCACTACACGCTGCCACCGGAAATGGTGATGGGTGCGCGCCGGATCACCAGTTTCGTGGTCTATTTCAGCGCGGTGCTGTACATCCTCAGCCTGCTCGGCGCCTCGCCCTCGGTGCTGTGGACGGCCTTCACCGGTTTCGCTGCGGTGGGTGCGGTGGCGTTCTTCGCCGCCTGGAGCGTGCTGTCCAACATCTTCTGCACGCTGCTGATCTTCACCACGCGCCCGTTCCGCCTGCATGACTACATCGAAGTGCTGGAGAACGGCGAAAAACCCGGATTGAAGGGCCGGGTGATCGACGTCAACCTGATCTACACCACGCTGCAGGAAACCGGTGACGGCCACGAAGGCACGGTGCTGCAGCTGCCGAACAACCTGTTCTTCCAGCGCACGGTGCGCCGCTGGCGCGACCCGACGCAGGCGCCCGGCGGCATCCAGGGCGACGGCTGA
- a CDS encoding sigma-70 family RNA polymerase sigma factor — protein MLDTTMPAPPAANDAVDETALVRAAAAGDTAAYELLYRRHAPRVFASVWRLCGGQQARAEDALQEAFLQAWKALPGFRFESSVSTWLHRLGVNAALMELRGRAAGRDHDSLDDVDGGIPEMAVHDGCAGTERDLERALATLPPRARAVLVLHDIEGWKHHEIADQLQMAVGSSKAQLHRARGLLRARLGDMT, from the coding sequence ATGCTCGACACCACCATGCCCGCGCCGCCTGCCGCCAACGACGCCGTCGACGAAACCGCTTTGGTGCGTGCGGCGGCGGCCGGCGATACCGCGGCCTATGAACTGCTCTATCGACGGCATGCGCCGCGGGTGTTTGCCTCGGTGTGGCGCCTGTGTGGTGGCCAGCAGGCACGCGCCGAGGATGCACTGCAGGAGGCCTTCCTGCAGGCATGGAAGGCACTGCCGGGCTTCCGTTTCGAGAGCAGCGTATCAACCTGGCTGCATCGGTTGGGGGTCAATGCCGCGTTGATGGAACTGCGCGGCCGTGCCGCCGGGCGCGACCACGACAGTCTGGACGACGTTGACGGTGGCATACCGGAGATGGCGGTGCACGACGGTTGCGCGGGCACCGAACGCGACCTGGAGCGCGCGTTGGCGACCCTGCCGCCGCGTGCACGTGCGGTACTGGTACTGCACGATATCGAAGGCTGGAAACACCATGAAATCGCCGACCAGCTGCAGATGGCGGTCGGTAGTTCCAAAGCACAGCTGCATCGCGCGCGTGGCCTGCTGCGCGCGCGCTTGGGAGACATGACATGA
- a CDS encoding DUF4097 family beta strand repeat-containing protein, with protein MRTLLPFCAALLLVPAMALADTRIDERHNIASGGRVELSNIAGKVTVRGWDRNDVQLTGTLSDGLQLRQEKSANRVRWEIEYPRRSNSGGATLTLNVPRSVELLLSTVSADQDISGVDVRRLQADTVSGSLSASGRSGDSKLNTVSGSVNARLQTPKMDVNTVSGRIEAGGGVSGDIGAQTVSGRVEVDAGRVQRLAVETVSGSIDLSATALAPGGRINVESVSASVSLRLPRTVSAQLSVNSFSGSINSDAGKVERPRYGPGSSLDARLGSGDGDIRVQSHSGSVQVRLDR; from the coding sequence ATGCGAACCCTTTTGCCTTTCTGCGCGGCCTTGCTGCTGGTGCCCGCCATGGCGCTGGCCGATACCCGTATCGACGAGCGTCACAACATCGCCAGCGGCGGCCGCGTCGAACTGAGCAACATCGCTGGCAAGGTCACTGTGCGCGGCTGGGACCGCAATGACGTGCAGCTCACCGGCACGCTCAGCGACGGCCTGCAGCTGCGCCAGGAAAAGAGTGCCAACCGGGTGCGCTGGGAAATCGAGTATCCGCGACGCAGCAACAGTGGCGGCGCCACACTGACCCTCAACGTGCCGCGCTCGGTGGAGTTGCTGCTGAGCACGGTCAGTGCCGACCAGGACATCAGTGGCGTTGATGTGCGACGCCTGCAGGCCGATACGGTCAGCGGCAGCCTGAGTGCGTCCGGTCGCAGTGGCGACAGCAAGCTCAACACGGTCAGTGGCAGTGTCAATGCGCGACTGCAGACGCCGAAGATGGACGTGAACACGGTCAGTGGCCGCATCGAAGCCGGCGGCGGCGTGTCGGGCGATATCGGTGCGCAGACGGTGTCCGGCCGGGTCGAGGTCGACGCCGGTCGCGTGCAGCGGCTTGCGGTGGAAACCGTGTCGGGCAGCATCGACCTGTCGGCAACGGCCTTGGCGCCGGGCGGGCGCATCAACGTGGAGTCGGTCAGTGCATCGGTCAGCCTGCGCCTGCCGCGTACGGTATCGGCGCAGCTGTCGGTGAACAGCTTCAGCGGGTCGATCAACAGTGACGCCGGCAAGGTGGAGCGCCCGCGCTATGGGCCGGGCAGCAGCCTGGATGCCCGCCTGGGTAGCGGCGACGGCGATATCCGCGTGCAGTCGCACTCGGGCAGCGTGCAGGTACGCCTGGACCGCTGA
- a CDS encoding YkgJ family cysteine cluster protein, producing the protein MDCRRCDAVCCRLPVLLQPGDHVPGQFLSRDAHGRTVMARNEEGWCAAIDPYHLRCTIYSQRPAICRQFSMGGDDCRRERQDYLRQAESCALSSPST; encoded by the coding sequence ATCGACTGCCGCCGTTGTGACGCGGTCTGTTGCCGGTTGCCGGTCCTGCTGCAGCCCGGCGACCACGTGCCCGGCCAGTTCCTGTCGCGCGACGCACACGGCCGTACCGTGATGGCGCGCAACGAGGAAGGCTGGTGCGCGGCGATCGATCCATATCACCTGCGCTGCACGATCTATTCGCAGCGCCCGGCGATCTGCCGCCAGTTTTCGATGGGCGGCGACGACTGCCGCCGCGAGCGGCAGGACTACCTGCGCCAGGCTGAGTCCTGTGCGCTTTCCTCCCCTTCCACCTGA
- a CDS encoding Hsp70 family protein produces MRLGIDFGTSNSAAAIVRDGKLLPIRFGEAEQFRTSVYFPGVVPDPDDFQLDAGQEHELQQLIDSAARAARAAGQERTPQALRREALRALRREWMEARAGKERSASDLLQNAVYGDDALEAYFEEHEGNLVQSPKSMLGYNLHPRARQTITGIAAHILEHIRLTASAQLGQPLRSALLGRPVQFRSSIGEAGNDQALDILREAASQAGFDQIDFLEEPAAAAMHYHAESSDRHQAVIVDIGGGTTDIAYAEVGGSEAPRIHRAWGIARGGTDIDLALSLSGYMPLFGRGITRVPTHHYVEAATVQDMTRQREFRQHNYDNVDAPWGARLQALQDTGNTARLYRDVERAKIALSGASEHRSTLDYIARDLHVDNSADGLAAAAHGYLTQIRELLAQVRNDIGGDPDAVFLTGGMSRAGYLRQAAAEAFPGARMVHGEPSLGVVQGLALAAASRD; encoded by the coding sequence ATGCGCCTCGGCATCGACTTCGGTACCAGCAACTCCGCCGCCGCCATCGTGCGTGATGGAAAGCTGCTGCCGATCCGCTTCGGCGAGGCCGAACAGTTCCGTACCAGCGTGTACTTCCCCGGCGTGGTCCCCGACCCGGACGATTTCCAGCTCGACGCCGGGCAGGAACACGAACTGCAGCAACTGATCGACAGCGCCGCCCGTGCAGCCCGCGCCGCTGGCCAGGAACGCACGCCACAGGCCCTGCGCCGCGAGGCATTGCGCGCCCTGCGCCGGGAGTGGATGGAGGCTCGCGCTGGAAAAGAACGCAGCGCCAGCGACCTGCTGCAGAACGCGGTCTATGGCGATGACGCGCTGGAAGCCTATTTCGAGGAGCACGAAGGCAACCTCGTGCAGAGCCCGAAGTCCATGCTCGGCTACAACCTGCACCCGCGCGCGCGGCAGACCATCACCGGCATCGCCGCGCACATCCTCGAACACATCCGCTTGACCGCCAGCGCCCAGCTCGGCCAGCCGCTGCGCAGCGCCCTGCTCGGCCGTCCGGTGCAGTTCCGCAGTTCCATCGGCGAGGCCGGCAACGACCAGGCCCTGGACATCCTGCGCGAAGCGGCCAGCCAGGCCGGCTTCGACCAGATCGATTTCCTTGAAGAACCCGCCGCCGCCGCGATGCATTACCACGCTGAAAGCAGCGATCGCCATCAGGCGGTGATCGTGGATATCGGCGGCGGCACCACTGATATCGCGTACGCCGAAGTGGGCGGCAGCGAAGCGCCTCGGATCCATCGTGCCTGGGGTATCGCCCGCGGCGGTACCGATATCGACCTGGCCCTGAGCCTGTCCGGCTACATGCCGCTGTTCGGCCGTGGCATCACCCGCGTGCCCACCCACCACTACGTGGAAGCGGCCACCGTGCAGGACATGACCCGCCAGCGCGAGTTCCGCCAGCACAACTACGACAACGTGGATGCGCCGTGGGGCGCGCGCCTGCAGGCACTGCAGGACACCGGCAACACTGCCCGCCTGTATCGCGATGTCGAGCGCGCCAAGATTGCCCTCAGCGGCGCCAGCGAGCACCGCAGCACGCTGGACTACATTGCGCGCGACCTGCACGTGGACAACAGCGCCGACGGCCTGGCCGCCGCCGCCCATGGCTACCTGACCCAGATCCGCGAACTGCTCGCCCAGGTCCGCAATGACATCGGCGGCGACCCGGACGCGGTGTTCCTGACCGGCGGCATGTCCCGCGCCGGCTACCTGCGGCAGGCCGCTGCCGAGGCCTTCCCGGGCGCCCGGATGGTCCACGGCGAGCCCTCGCTGGGGGTCGTCCAGGGCCTTGCGCTGGCGGCAGCCAGCCGGGATTAA
- a CDS encoding zinc ribbon domain-containing protein YjdM: MSSVPACPQCTLENTYADGALWICADCGFEWTAEEGAGSTLVVRDSNGNTLQTGDTVTVIKDLKVKGSSIPLKQGTVIRNIRLVEDDAEHIEGNSDKIKGLVLKTCFLKKA; encoded by the coding sequence ATGTCTTCTGTTCCCGCCTGCCCGCAGTGCACCCTGGAAAACACTTATGCCGATGGCGCGCTGTGGATCTGCGCCGACTGCGGTTTCGAGTGGACGGCCGAAGAAGGTGCTGGCTCGACCCTGGTCGTGCGTGACAGCAACGGCAATACCCTGCAGACCGGTGACACCGTCACCGTGATCAAGGACCTGAAGGTCAAGGGTTCGTCGATCCCGCTCAAGCAGGGCACTGTGATCCGCAACATCCGCCTGGTCGAAGACGATGCCGAACACATCGAAGGCAACTCGGACAAGATCAAGGGGCTGGTGCTGAAGACCTGCTTCCTCAAGAAGGCCTGA
- a CDS encoding tetratricopeptide repeat protein, with translation MRRLAARCFLLSLAALAVPALSAQDATPPAPAIPTISTVKVTATSVPTPEQVFAIPPAMREMLQKQVISRSYSRDQRLQALVEMIFSQHGLDLQYDADATYTVSEIWQHQRANCLAFTLLFVTLAREAGIQARVQEVGQVVSWYQDQDQGVVYNVGHVNAGVDVGGRYGTVDLDRNVLYDRHGPQPIGRERALAHYYNNRGAEHLADGDLSGARAFFDAALAQDPSFASTWNNIGVLDNRLGDDQAARTALDTALRLDGRQSAALNNASALYRKLGMVAQAQAMQKKLQSVQREDPFAQYMQGAQAERAGDLDKAITYYRRAVRLYDTAHQFHFGLARVYFLTGRLQRADRELLRAQELGGSTQQARYQAKLDSLARWRAQQAKR, from the coding sequence ATGCGCCGTCTTGCCGCTCGATGCTTTCTCCTGTCGCTGGCTGCGCTCGCCGTGCCAGCCCTGTCCGCGCAGGATGCTACGCCCCCCGCGCCCGCCATCCCGACCATCTCCACCGTAAAGGTCACGGCCACCAGCGTGCCGACGCCCGAACAGGTGTTCGCGATCCCGCCGGCAATGCGCGAGATGCTGCAGAAGCAGGTGATCAGCCGCAGCTACTCGCGCGACCAGCGCCTGCAGGCGCTGGTGGAAATGATCTTCAGCCAGCACGGCCTGGACCTGCAGTACGACGCCGATGCCACCTACACCGTCAGCGAGATCTGGCAGCACCAGCGCGCCAACTGCCTGGCCTTCACCCTGCTGTTCGTCACCCTCGCCCGTGAGGCCGGCATCCAGGCGCGGGTGCAGGAAGTGGGCCAGGTGGTGTCGTGGTACCAGGACCAGGACCAGGGCGTGGTCTACAACGTCGGGCACGTCAATGCCGGCGTCGATGTCGGTGGCCGCTATGGCACGGTCGACCTTGACCGCAATGTGTTGTATGACCGCCATGGGCCGCAGCCCATCGGCCGTGAGCGGGCGCTGGCGCATTACTACAACAACCGGGGCGCGGAGCATCTGGCCGATGGCGACCTGAGCGGGGCGCGTGCCTTCTTCGATGCCGCGCTGGCGCAGGATCCGAGCTTCGCCTCGACGTGGAACAACATCGGCGTGCTCGACAACCGCCTGGGTGATGACCAGGCAGCCCGCACGGCGCTGGACACGGCCCTGCGCCTGGACGGGCGCCAGAGTGCCGCGCTGAACAACGCCAGTGCGCTCTATCGCAAGCTCGGCATGGTCGCGCAGGCACAGGCCATGCAGAAGAAACTGCAGTCGGTGCAGCGCGAGGATCCGTTCGCGCAGTACATGCAGGGCGCCCAGGCCGAACGCGCTGGCGACCTGGACAAAGCGATCACCTACTACCGGCGCGCGGTGCGCCTGTACGACACCGCGCACCAGTTCCATTTCGGCCTGGCGCGGGTGTATTTCCTGACGGGCCGGCTGCAGCGTGCCGATCGTGAGCTGCTGCGGGCGCAGGAACTGGGCGGTTCAACGCAGCAGGCCCGCTACCAGGCCAAGCTGGACAGCCTGGCCCGCTGGCGGGCGCAGCAGGCCAAGCGCTGA
- a CDS encoding oxidoreductase-like domain-containing protein: MTVSDTPADPRPLPPEEPGPNECCGSGCPLCVLDLYAEELQRYRTALADWKTRHPDADP, translated from the coding sequence GTGACCGTCTCCGATACCCCTGCCGATCCCCGTCCGCTGCCGCCGGAAGAACCCGGCCCCAACGAATGCTGCGGCAGTGGCTGTCCGCTGTGCGTGCTCGACCTGTACGCCGAGGAGCTGCAGCGTTACCGCACGGCCCTGGCTGACTGGAAGACGCGGCATCCGGACGCCGACCCATGA
- a CDS encoding DUF998 domain-containing protein, whose protein sequence is MTRARPAAMLALVALLLFMATALWTQFARADLDWVKATLSLYLHGPWGLALRTAYCLLALAIAVLGVALYRHSVGPRRSAAAPLLLCVAAIGLATVAIGDSWLPEATPLLAPLIHGLAANTAFLCASVGMLLQAWYLRREPGWRRSAALLWGWAWLAFVLLWVHVLWRGGPPRGLGQKLVIAVIVGWLLWLALALYRRGRSTGTR, encoded by the coding sequence ATGACGCGCGCGCGCCCGGCCGCGATGCTGGCGCTGGTGGCACTGCTGCTGTTCATGGCGACCGCGCTGTGGACGCAGTTCGCGCGTGCGGATCTGGATTGGGTGAAGGCCACCCTGAGCCTGTACCTGCATGGGCCGTGGGGCCTGGCCCTGCGCACCGCCTATTGCCTGCTGGCACTGGCCATCGCCGTGCTCGGCGTTGCGCTGTATCGGCACAGCGTGGGGCCGCGGCGCAGCGCAGCGGCACCGTTGTTGCTCTGCGTAGCTGCCATTGGCCTGGCCACCGTTGCCATCGGTGACAGCTGGTTGCCTGAGGCAACGCCGTTGCTGGCCCCGCTGATCCACGGGCTTGCCGCCAATACCGCTTTCCTGTGCGCCAGCGTGGGCATGCTGCTGCAGGCTTGGTACCTGCGCCGCGAGCCGGGCTGGCGACGCAGTGCGGCGTTGCTGTGGGGCTGGGCATGGCTGGCCTTCGTGCTGCTGTGGGTGCATGTGCTCTGGCGCGGCGGTCCGCCGCGTGGGCTGGGGCAGAAGCTGGTGATCGCCGTGATCGTTGGCTGGCTGCTGTGGCTGGCGCTGGCGCTGTATCGCCGCGGGCGCTCCACCGGCACCCGCTGA